A single Lactuca sativa cultivar Salinas chromosome 8, Lsat_Salinas_v11, whole genome shotgun sequence DNA region contains:
- the LOC111882433 gene encoding uncharacterized protein LOC111882433, with the protein MMAFRSLRNTRNVYQALEIRKTSHLCGNWRSYSNPGIEAPEIINKRNPYCFKVQNCLPSFIHGGNKILHTAKIAELSIFLNGSRNLSTQVKAPAQARKMGALKVSMLSPGIIYEPYGPREPISFLRRWFTRTGWRRTKDDIFLELKNAYAIAKLRKSGYSKKQFYAEAVNLYKEINILMANGDKTTLRKMVTEHMYSALKSEIKQRESRWSNVYWELIEPVIKIRTLRARMIGVDRDDLSKIFIQLTLEFLSKQKFEAYDSKGNVVAGNRDKEVLVRDIWVFEKSQFHPGAYWRLCGRIPVKPGDK; encoded by the exons ATGATGGCATTCAGAAGTCTCCGGAACACTCGGAATGTTTATCAAGCATTGGAGATTCGAAAAACATCGCACCT GTGTGGAAACTGGAGGAGCTACTCGAATCCTGGAATAGAAG CTCCTGAGATCATTAACAAGAGAAACCCTTATTGCTTCAAGGTCCAAAATTGTCTACCTTCTTTCATCCATGGTGGTAATAAGATACTTCATACTGCTAAG ATTGCTGAATTATCAATCTTCTTGAATGGTTCACGGAATTTATCAACACAAGTGAAAGCTCCTGCCCAGGCGCGAAAAATG GGGGCTTTAAAGGTTTCCATGCTAAGTCCTGGAATCATATATGAGCCATATGGTCCTCGTGAGCCTATTTCTTTTTTGCGAAG GTGGTTCACAAGGACTGGATGGAGAAGAACAAAAGATGATATTTTTCTAGAG CTAAAAAATGCATATGCTATTGCCAAATTGAGAAAATCTGGTTACTCAAAGAAACAATTCTATGCTGAAGCTGTAAACTTATATAAAGAG ATAAACATCTTAATGGCAAATGGTGACAAGACAACATTACGGAAAATGGTTACCGAGCATATGTATTCC GCACTGAAGAGTGAAATTAAGCAAAGAGAATCTAGATGGAGTAACGTTTACTGGGAACTGATAGAGCCAGTCATTAAAATCCGAACTTTACGTGCTCGAATG ATTGGAGTGGATCGTGATGATCTGAGTAAAATATTTATACAGCTCACACTTGAATTTCTCTCCAAACAG AAATTCGAGGCCTATGATTCCAAAGGAAATGTGGTTGCTGGAAATAGAGATAAGGAG gtCCTTGTTCGTGATATTTGGGTTTTTGAAAAATCCCAATTTCACCCTGGTGCGTATTGGCGTCTTTGTGGACGAATTCCTGTAAAACCAGGTGATAAATAA